The following are encoded together in the Legionella adelaidensis genome:
- the tuf gene encoding elongation factor Tu gives MAKEKFERKKPHVNVGTIGHVDHGKTTLTAAITTIMAKKHGGTAKAYDQIDNAPEERERGITISTAHVEYESDARHYAHVDCPGHADYVKNMITGAAQMDGAILVVSAADGPMPQTREHILLSRQVGVPYIVVFLNKADMVDDAELLELVEMEVRDLLSSYDFPGDDIPIVVGSALKALEGDTSEIGVPAIEKLVATMDSYIPEPVRNIDKSFLLPIEDVFSISGRGTVVTGRVESGIVHVGDEVEIVGLKDTTKTTCTGVEMFRKLLDEGRAGDNVGVLLRGTKRDEVERGQVLAKPGSIKPHTKFEAEVYVLSKDEGGRHTPFFNGYRPQFYFRTTDVTGTCELPEGIEMVMPGDNVQMTISLHAPIAMDEGLRFAIREGGRTVGAGVVAKIIE, from the coding sequence ATGGCGAAGGAAAAATTTGAGCGAAAGAAGCCACACGTAAATGTAGGCACGATTGGTCACGTAGACCATGGAAAGACGACGCTAACTGCGGCGATTACAACGATTATGGCGAAGAAGCATGGTGGTACTGCGAAAGCGTATGATCAGATTGATAATGCGCCGGAAGAGAGAGAGCGTGGTATTACGATTTCGACTGCACACGTAGAGTACGAATCAGATGCACGCCATTATGCGCACGTAGATTGCCCAGGCCATGCGGACTATGTAAAGAATATGATTACTGGTGCGGCGCAGATGGACGGAGCGATATTAGTAGTATCAGCGGCCGATGGTCCTATGCCACAGACACGTGAACATATCTTGTTGTCACGTCAGGTAGGCGTACCTTACATTGTCGTATTTTTAAACAAGGCGGACATGGTAGACGACGCTGAGTTATTAGAATTGGTCGAGATGGAAGTACGTGATTTATTAAGTTCATACGACTTTCCTGGTGATGATATACCGATTGTTGTGGGTTCTGCGTTGAAAGCGTTGGAAGGTGATACCAGTGAGATTGGTGTACCAGCTATTGAGAAATTAGTAGCGACGATGGATTCGTACATACCTGAGCCAGTAAGAAACATAGATAAGAGTTTCTTGTTACCGATTGAAGACGTATTTTCTATTTCTGGACGCGGAACAGTAGTAACTGGTCGAGTGGAGAGTGGAATTGTCCACGTTGGAGACGAAGTAGAGATTGTTGGATTAAAAGATACTACGAAGACGACTTGTACTGGTGTTGAGATGTTTAGAAAGCTTCTTGACGAAGGACGAGCTGGAGATAACGTAGGTGTATTATTACGTGGAACGAAGCGTGACGAAGTGGAGCGTGGGCAAGTATTGGCGAAGCCAGGCAGCATTAAGCCACACACCAAGTTTGAAGCGGAAGTATACGTATTATCTAAAGATGAAGGTGGACGCCATACACCATTTTTCAATGGTTACCGTCCGCAATTTTATTTTAGAACGACTGACGTAACTGGAACCTGTGAATTACCGGAAGGAATTGAGATGGTAATGCCAGGCGACAACGTTCAGATGACAATTAGCTTGCACGCGCCGATTGCTATGGACGAAGGCTTGCGATTTGCTATTCGTGAAGGTGGCCGTACTGTAGGTGCTGGCGTAGTTGCTAAAATCATTGAGTAA
- the fusA gene encoding elongation factor G — translation MSTTPLELYRNIGIAAHVDAGKTTTTERVLFYTGTSHKMGEVHDGAATMDWMVQEQERGITITSAATTCYWSGMDKQYAKHRINIIDTPGHVDFMIEVERSLRVLDGAVVVFDSVSGVEPQSETVWRQSDKYGVPRIVFVNKMDRMGANFLRVVNQIKQRLGSNPVVVQLPIGAEETYKGVIDLVKMKAIYWDDESKGMKFEYHEIPQELKAQCEELRVQMIEAAAEATEELMDKYLEGQEFTEKEIKDALRMRTVNNEIVPVFCGSAFKNKGVQAVLDGVIDYLPSPLDIPPVRGVNDDGEEDIRKTSYDEPFSALAFKIATDPFVGTLTYFRVYSGVLKGGDTVFNPVKDKKERIGRLLQMHANSREEIKEVRAGDIAAAVGLKTVTTGDTLCDVNKIITLERMDFPDPVIAVAVEPKTKADQEKMSIALGKLAQEDPSFRVHTDEESGQTIIQGMGELHLEIIVDRMRREFLVEANVGKPQVAYRETIKSAVEQEGKFVRQSGGRGQYGHVWLKIEPKPRGEGYEFVNSIVGGVIPKEYIPAVDKGIQEQLQNGVIAGYPVVDVKVTLFDGSFHEVDSSEMAFKIAGSMGFKQGALKAAPVLLEPVMSVEVVTPEEYMGDVMGDLSRRRGMLQGMDESPAGRVIRAEVPLAEMFGYSTDLRSATQGRATYTMEFSKYAEAPSNIAEAIIKKQ, via the coding sequence GTGTCAACTACACCTTTAGAATTATACCGAAATATTGGTATCGCCGCCCACGTAGATGCTGGTAAAACAACTACCACTGAGCGTGTATTATTTTATACAGGTACTTCCCACAAGATGGGTGAAGTACATGATGGCGCGGCCACTATGGACTGGATGGTGCAAGAGCAAGAGCGCGGAATTACAATTACCTCTGCGGCAACTACTTGTTACTGGTCTGGCATGGATAAACAATATGCTAAGCATCGTATTAATATTATTGATACTCCAGGGCACGTTGACTTCATGATTGAAGTTGAGCGATCGCTCCGAGTATTGGACGGTGCTGTGGTTGTGTTCGATTCTGTTTCTGGTGTAGAGCCCCAATCTGAGACTGTATGGCGTCAATCAGATAAATACGGCGTACCACGTATAGTGTTCGTAAATAAAATGGACCGTATGGGCGCTAATTTTTTACGTGTGGTTAATCAAATTAAACAACGTTTAGGTTCAAACCCCGTTGTTGTGCAATTACCTATCGGCGCTGAAGAAACTTACAAAGGCGTTATTGACCTTGTTAAGATGAAAGCAATTTATTGGGATGATGAAAGTAAAGGTATGAAGTTTGAATACCATGAAATTCCCCAAGAGCTAAAAGCCCAGTGTGAAGAGCTTCGTGTTCAAATGATTGAAGCAGCGGCTGAAGCTACTGAAGAATTAATGGATAAATACCTGGAAGGACAAGAATTTACAGAGAAAGAAATAAAAGATGCGCTGCGCATGCGTACTGTGAACAATGAAATTGTTCCTGTTTTCTGTGGTTCTGCATTTAAAAACAAAGGCGTACAAGCCGTTCTTGATGGCGTTATTGACTACTTGCCTTCCCCGCTTGATATTCCACCTGTGCGTGGTGTCAATGATGATGGCGAAGAAGATATTCGTAAAACATCCTATGATGAGCCTTTTTCAGCGCTTGCCTTTAAAATTGCTACTGACCCATTTGTAGGAACTTTAACTTATTTCAGAGTGTATTCTGGTGTGTTAAAAGGTGGCGATACCGTTTTTAACCCTGTTAAAGACAAAAAAGAGCGTATTGGCCGTTTGTTACAAATGCATGCTAATTCTCGTGAAGAGATTAAAGAAGTACGAGCCGGTGATATAGCTGCGGCGGTAGGTCTGAAGACAGTTACAACTGGAGATACGCTTTGTGATGTAAATAAAATCATTACACTAGAACGTATGGACTTTCCAGATCCTGTAATTGCTGTAGCGGTAGAGCCTAAAACTAAAGCAGACCAAGAAAAAATGTCAATCGCGCTCGGAAAGTTAGCGCAAGAAGACCCTTCATTCCGTGTACATACAGATGAAGAGTCAGGTCAAACAATTATTCAGGGTATGGGTGAGCTTCACTTGGAAATTATTGTTGACCGTATGCGTCGCGAGTTCCTGGTAGAAGCTAACGTAGGTAAACCTCAAGTTGCCTATCGAGAAACAATTAAATCTGCCGTGGAACAAGAAGGTAAGTTTGTTCGTCAATCAGGTGGTCGCGGCCAGTATGGTCATGTTTGGCTCAAGATCGAACCAAAACCACGTGGCGAAGGCTACGAGTTTGTAAACAGTATTGTAGGTGGAGTAATTCCCAAAGAATATATTCCTGCCGTTGATAAAGGTATTCAGGAACAATTACAAAATGGTGTAATTGCTGGCTACCCGGTTGTTGACGTTAAAGTAACGTTGTTTGATGGATCATTCCACGAAGTTGACTCCAGTGAAATGGCGTTCAAGATTGCAGGTTCTATGGGCTTCAAGCAAGGTGCTTTGAAAGCTGCGCCCGTATTGCTTGAACCTGTCATGAGTGTAGAAGTTGTTACCCCAGAAGAATATATGGGTGACGTAATGGGTGATCTCAGTCGCCGTAGAGGTATGTTGCAAGGAATGGACGAATCTCCAGCCGGACGTGTAATTCGTGCTGAAGTGCCGTTGGCTGAGATGTTTGGTTATTCCACTGACTTGCGTTCAGCAACTCAAGGTAGGGCAACCTACACTATGGAGTTTTCTAAATATGCCGAAGCTCCATCAAATATCGCTGAAGCAATCATTAAGAAACAATAA